The following is a genomic window from Parus major isolate Abel chromosome 14, Parus_major1.1, whole genome shotgun sequence.
TCAAAAAGCAGAGATACATACTTTCTAGGGAAGTCCACAAACAGGGCCACAgcaataattacaaaaaaatcaaatatcaTCAGTTTGTACATTTCTTGCCCAACATCAGATTCCCAGCACTATAAAAACAAGTCAGGATAAACAAGATTAGCAGTCTAaataaacaagtgaaaaatcTGTCTATCACAAAAGCAATAACTGTCACAGCATCATGAAGTTCAAATGCTATTAACtcaaatttctaaaatattcaaGTGTTTCAACGTTCCTGAGCcaagtttttcactttttcttgttttttgttttgattttggggtttttctgtgaggtggggggggtggggggtggttgggtgtgtttggtttggttttggtggttgggggttttttgtttgttggttgggtattttttttggttttttggggttttttttgtttgtttggttggttttttttggtttttttttgtttgattgtttttagGAAAACCCATTTGCCTTAGTGCTGCAAAAGGCAGTAGCACAATATCTCCAAAACACAGCTACCTCAGACAATCCTCATGGAGGACAGAAAGTCTAGGCTAAGGAATTATCTGCCCCTGGACCAATTCTAATTCGAGTTTTAGATGAACAAAGGATACATGTGTAACAACTGTACTGGTTTGCACTGCGCAGTGGGAATCAACACCACGTATAGCATGAACAGCAACCCCAGGACTGATACTGAACACCTCTAGACAAGCAGCTCTCATGGAAAACAAATCTCTGTTCACAAGCTCAGATGATTAATGACCAAGATAAATCTGCTTACAGGAAAGAGTTTGTAATTGTATCCACAGGGCTTACACTTGTCACTGCCACAGTTGGAGATCTGACTCCACAGTGAGAACAAGAGAACACCAATATTGGCCAACCGCACGAAGACACACCTGGAAGAAAGTCAAAACTTAACTTCAAACATGCCAAAAAATTGCCATGTTAACACTTGGCTCCCCTTGTACAGGTGTCCACGGAAGCCTTAGAACAAATAATGGTCATGCAGACCTTTAACAGGGCAGCCAGCCAGataataaacacatttctttccttaGTAGTAagttaaaattgcttttgacCTTCCCAGATTTAGGCTACAGTcccttgtttcttttcccagtaGCGTTCCTAGAGCAGTCATTTCAGTTGCAGATCTTGATGCTACAATGGGTTGCAATTCCCTCAGGTACAGTTCTGTGTGCAGTATTTCCACGTCATGTGGCTTCAGACATTCTGAGACACTCGGCCAAATCAGAAATACAAAGCATGGACTTGGAGAGTTCAGGTGCTTCAACCCAGATCTTACTGCTTTAAGCAGTCAAACACCAGCTCTTACACTGAAGtatcttttttcctgaaacttttAACTTCTGCCTTGAGCAAAGCTGTGCTTCCAGTCACTGCTGAACACACAAATTTGCTCATTCAGGGAACTGCTGTGCAAAAGCAGTGAgtccacagctctgcagccacaggttCTCTACTGACTATTTATTCAGGCTGAAGATGTCCAGACCACACAGCTAAATGGGACCAAGACAAAAACTTGGACACTGAGATGATTGCACTACACTGTCATCAAAACACATTGTTCCCAGCTTTAAAGTTTCCTACTAAACATTGGCCAAACAATGCCTCCTTGGTTTCCAGTGCcaacttctctgctttctgaTGTTTCAGTTTACAATATATTTATCCTACCAAGAACAAACTGTTGAAACATCCAAGGCCacaataaaaacatctttacCTCAAGAGTGTCAGTTTGATTTCAAAAGCTGGCGTATAGTCTTCAAATCGAATGAGAAATGAGAAGATCAGAGGACCAATGAAGTTGGCCAGTGTGATCACCATTGAAGGCAAATACTGGACTAAGAGATTAACCTGGGAGTTCGCATTGTTAATGTTCTGCAGAAGAAGAGATGAGAGAAACATAATGCTTAGCGAAACACACCTTCCTGAGTGTACTGTCTCCAGCTACACACCAGCCTGCCTTGTCCAGGATTCAGGCAGCAGCTTTTACTCTCCGGCTTCATCCTCCACTGACATTTGCACCGGGCAATAGGAATCAACACCAGGTGTAACATGAATGGCAAACCCAGGGCTGATTCTGAATACCTCTAGACAAGCAAGTTTCACGGAAAACAAATCTTTATTCTTTATACAAGCCTGGTCACTGCTATCTCTGCAGTTTGCTGCTACACACCCtagcttttttcctgctctctttaCCAGGAACTCCCTCCCCCGCTCAAAGCTCCTGTTTAGAGGTTCAACTCATCAAGGTTTGTGTATGACTGTTACTAGCTAGCACCAAGGCTACGTTTTACAACTATTCCAAGTGCAGACACTTTtcaatttattctttattctggAGCCAAGCAGCTTCCCTGACTTTCCTACCATCCTGACAAGCTCCTCTAACTGCTCATTAAGACAAGGTCAAGATATCAACCCTTCTTCTTAAAGCCCACAGTAAGTGAAGCTGTTCTTGAAGTTGTTCAGTGTTGTGCGGTCCTCTTCTCTGCCCTCAAACAATACTTCTGACATAAAAACTCATTTAGCCCCCATTTCCTGCTTCTGCCTGTGCAATCCTGGCAGTTTACAGAAATTCAGAGTTAGGTCCACCATGAGCACAACTTTCCTTGTGAACAGCTAAGTCCATCACACCAGCAACTTAtacaggggagagaaaaatcGTGGTCCCCCTTTCTACCAGACAAATCGAATCCTGGGGTCCTACAGAGAAGTCAATTATTTCTGTGAGGCTGTCAACAGAATAACCAGAAGCTTGTCTGCTTTGTTCTGCTTCTGAACCACTCTTTCCATCTGCTTATCCTGCTGGAGGTGAAACCCACCCAACCTGATCCTTTCTGCTGATGATGAAAGAACCTTTGCTTCTGAAAACTGCTGTGTTCAAAGCCTTCCTGTTTCCTCACACAGCGGTAACTCAAGCCACAAGACAGATCATAATCTTCACTCTGTCTTCCCCTGAAGTGCATTTTTGCAGTTGACAGTGAACCAAATCATGTGAAACTGATGATGATGAAGTTTGGTTTAAGCAGGTCACTTCTCCCAGGCAGTTCACTGCCCAGACCCAGCAGATCACAGTAAGGTGAGCACAGTTACAAGGGAAGGGTAGTGAGGGCTGCTCTTCTTACCAGCTCCAAGGCACTCCACACTGAAGCCTCTGCAGCAATGGGAGACATTACTGGGGAGGCTTTTTTGGCTCATGGTTCTTGACCTTTCCTGCTCTCATctactaaaaaaaattgcaagtcTAGAAAGCATTTTCAGATCCCTGCATGAAAAGTGCTATATTAAGATACTTGACTCTTTCACAATAGTTCCTCTTGCTGTAATCACCAGCCTTCACCAAATCTGTCCTAGTGTCATTTCTTATACTCACATTCGAGTTTTCTTGAGAGAAGACAGTTACTCTATAAATAGAGTAAAAACATCCTGATAAAATGGCAATGacaattatatttataaatattctcAGAGAATAGATGCGTAGCTTTTCTCCCATTGTCCTCTCAGCtattttttgcttcagtttttcttcctgtagGTCTGTctacaaaggaaagaaaaaagagatgcaGTTTTTGGTGCAGCACACAACACTAAACACCATGTCTTCTACCCCTGAGAAACGCAAATCTGTAGCCTGTTCTACTCCAGCGCCTGCCCAAGtacacagaacattttttttctttcctttgacaGAACAGCTCCATGCAGGGATGGAATCCCCTGTGTGCTCAGCCTCCTCAAGCTGAGGGCTCTGTAGCCAAAGAAAAGTGTCCTGCAATCCTCTTATCTCTACTGTATCAGTAATGCACTTCCTTGAAGACAGACAGTTTGCCTGTTCTTGAGAGAGACTGAGCTCATCTTGATACTAAACTCTGAAATGGGTAAACCAGTCACTCATCTCATTACTTCTGCAGGTAAGTACCCAGCCCTCACTACTATGGCTCAAAATTCCTTTTACTCTTTGTGAAGGAAACTGGGGGATGGCACTGAAAGAAAGAAGTACAATCTTGAGCAGCATGTCAAACTTGGTGTATTTCACCTTAACTgacatgaaaatacattaactCCTGTGAAGACAGTTTAACCTGGGAAAACCCACATTAACACCCAAGTGAGTGTATTTTCTGAGGACTTATGTCCATCAAACAGTAATATTAAGGGGCTAGTTCTTCTAAGATGTGTGTTCTGGAGGCAAAAGTGTAGCAAGTGAAGGAGGTTCTGATTCTATGATGAAAAAAGAAGTTCCAGTGAACTTTACTAGAGAAGAAAGCAACTCACTGTGATTTACGAAATCTGTAATTACTTCTTTGTGGTTTGAAGTGGAAGCATCTTCttaaaggtaattttttcaCTACACAAATCTCTGCTTCCAGTgtacagagaacaaaaagaagGTCCTTGTTTTACCAAAAGAGTCTTTCAGTCTCTTTTCTGAGCTTTATGATTTGGGAAATCTACAGCTGCATCAGCAGTTTGTATGTGCATGTATGCCAGATACCTAGTGAAAAGCTTTCAGTGTCTTCTTATGGCAACAATACTCTCAAACAGTACAAAGTGCACCATCTGAGTTTTATTTCTCCCCAAACTACTGATTACTGCACTGTACACTTAAACCCCAGGACACTCAAACTGATTCCTGCAGGGTTCTGCCTGTGGCTGGGACAGCTTTTCCTGTTGGACTATGCAGAAACTAACACAGGAAGCAGGACTGGAGTGTGAGGAAGAGGCAGATAAGACAAGCAGCTAACAGGCTGGCATCGGTCCCCAGTGGATGGGGGAAGGGTATAACATTGTGCCTTCTCACTTTGCACACAACTCCAGCTACCTAGAAAGCATGCAAGGGTATGTGGGCTGCACCCTCAAAACAAGCTACTTCAATCTTTCTTAACTTTATTCCCTTATCTGCAAAATTACACATATCTCTTTTTCTGCCATCTTAGCTGTATGAAACCATAATCACGAAAAGAAGTTGCCCACCTGGAGCTCATATTGCAAGCTGCGATGTTTCAGCCGGGCTGCACTTGGATCTGTAATGCAGAAGTCCCAGCCTGCAAAGACTTTGTTACAATAACTCTGAAATGGATCTCCATCATGCACTAAGTTGCGCTTAAAGCCGTCCACAGACCTAGAGAAAAATTCATGGGAAGATGTATTTTATGCACAGGAAAAACACATACAAGCAACCTGGCTGATCAAAGAGTAAATGACCCACTCTGTGAGCAAACTGTCACCTTTGCTTAGTGTCAACCAGTGTCTGGGACACTTTCAGTGTGaaattctgcagcagctgacCCTGACTGATACAGGTTATTCCCACCTGCATTTCACCACAGTCACTCCTTCTCACCTCACCCAGACACAGCAAAGGAAACTGAGACACCACAAATAAAACTCCACCAAAATCCCCTAAATAAAATCCTCCAACAAATTCAGTATCATTGAGGGGCTTTTACTTATGTATACATATGAAAAACTGATACTTcaaattgtttgctttttcccaaTCACACCAAAGGCTTCTGCGGTACTGCATGGTCGGGCAAAAGATTTCCCATTTCCACATAAACAGCTCCAGAATACAGCATGTTCCCTTCAAGCAGGAATACAATGTAAACTGTGCAACAagtaacagtaaaaaaacaacaccaacaTCTTTACCTCTTTATTATCCAGAGGAAACTTAAGGCAAGGTAGACAAATGTAGCCAGTAGATACGCAAGAGGCAAGTTGTACTTCTTGACACTGAGCCATGCAGCATCTATTGAGTAATAGCCATAAAACAAACTCGTCACTTCAAGGAATCCCTGTGAAAATGAAGTTGAAATAGAATCTGTAACAGCAGCAACAACCTCCCCATTAAATCCAACCTGGCAATAAGCAATCGTTTTGTAAATTTAAAAGTAGGGCCCCCAGCAAGCTTCAAGTCTGTAGCTTCTAAACACTGCTATTGCCTCTACCAAACTGTAATGCAGGCACTGTGTGCTTAAAATCCCTCCCCTCTCCAATCAGAGCTGTAGGACACAGACACTGGGACCCTACACAGAGAGCACAATAGGCAGTGTGCTCCAGAATAATAAGGGGtagcagctggggaggagaggcacaggctgcagcacgTGGCCAACCGGGCCTTGTGGTCACTCAGTAAAAGTCAGTTTGAAAACAGCCTGTCTCAGAGATAACATACCCCACTGATGCATACGCCTTACCATTTCtcaaaattttcaattttcattccaaaattagttttttgtgggttttttttacatttttaatgctacatgagacaaaaaaaaattacttacagtGCCACTGAGCAAATCTTTGAGGTAAGTATAGAAGTAAACAAGTCCCTTATTACCACTAGGTTCATAAATTGTGCAGACATcctctgtcaaaaaaaaaaaaaaggcatgaaaagTCACTCAAATGGTAATGCCCACTGAAAGAAAGATCATGTTAATTCAAACATGCCACATTCTTATAAAaaggctttccttttttttctgggaggtGGAGAAGAAGCTGATGGAAACAGGGAATCTTACAACAGCTGTACATAGAGAAGATGTTTACCTATGTTCTTTGGAGAAATGTAAGCAATGGTACTGTTGAATATTCcatatttataaattttggTGGGAAGAATAACAACACTGAACATCAGgataaaaattataaagttCAGCAGGACCAGAAAGCGCAGGAAGGAGAAGTAGGACTGGATCCCAGTACCAAATTTCCCTGGGAATAAAAGAAACATGTGTCAATAATTAAGATgataaaaccatttaaaatacagcaagagCAGATTACAAAATCAGTTTCACTGAACTGAAGTACTTTGAAGTACCACAGACTTATAACAATATAACTGAAATTCAGGTGGacatattaataattttttccaatatatttCCTTCTACCATAGCATGGATTTTACATTCAGCAATAATAAAGGAAGAAAGTAACTTCTTAAGCACATATAGTTATATCTGAACTATGCTCACACAGGTAAAACTGCCAACAACAGAAGCAACTTTCCAGAGGAGAAATGGACATCAGACAAGAAATACCTTCTATGCTGTGAATATCATGTCGCCAAAGCACCAGGTAAGATGACAAGCCCTTGACTTCACTGGGtgcttttttaaatgatttaCTGCTAGTTCTTCTCTGCTTCCATCTAGATAAATGCTCTGTATTATCCTGCTGAAAGTCCCTAAGAATCAAGAAATACAGTTACTGAGCACAAGAAATAGTTTTTCACTCCACATAACAGGATGGAGCCTGCCCGCAGCCTTCTGGGGGATATCTACAGTAACATCTCCCCGTCTGATCCTGCTGGTAGTGGCAACATCAACTTAATTCAAATAGGGCAAGCTTTCTCATCAAAAACACTCACCTCTCTTGgagaaaaaatccccaaaccaacaattgaaaacaacagctttttgaaaaatttgttGGAAACTGCCAATTCAATgaattcaattaaatattttttgccagCATCTCTGGGGATGCACTGTTCTAATAACAAGCTGCAAACAAAAACTGAGAATATGCCACTGTCTGTAATTTTTAACCACTCACTTGTGGATTTTCATACTGTATtaatacatttgcattttaaaatttgtcgTGTGGTCAGCAACAGCATCAAGTAGAATCCTGACTGACTcagagttttcattttgttgcttcttttaAGAAACCTTAAACCAGACAAAACTTCACAGACACATTGCTTGAAAATGGACTCGTATACAGCAAATTCTGTTCCAGCCTCTGACACCACAGAAGAAGAGCAGCAGCTAAGTAAGTACCCATGAGGACACGGTGCTGGGGTACCAAGGTTTCAGTTTAAAAAGACTTGTACTCAACCTGACTCATGTGCCCAAGGGATGCACTGCCATGTGTGCTCTGTGTTGCCTGTTTCCACATCCTTCCAGCATTTTGGCAGGAAGTCAAATTAAACCTATATGAACAATCAGACAGGCAGCAAATTACCTCAGCTTTAAGAGCAAATACACCTCCTCTCCAGAGATTTCATTCTGTGGAAACTACAGGCTGCAGTTTGCACCGTTTTAAACTCTGCAGAACTGTCTGGCTCATGTTCggtttgcattttaaatagaaGCGTGGGCTGCATATTCATCTGAGTTACAGAAGTTGAGTGTTCAGCTCTCAGGACGTTTATGCCAAGCACtttgtgctggcagctgctgcacaaaTGCAGATCACCGATCTGTAGAAGCGCCAAGAAGCCCCACCAGAATTTCTCAGTGCTAACATGTGTAAACAAGCCTGGGACGTTGCAACTCCACTTCTCCCTccagttcctttttctttaagaaCTGAACTTTAGATACCAAACTTCAAATAAAAGTTCAAGGTATCAAGCACTTTCCTTTACCGTGACCTAGATCTTCTATTGTTTCCTGTGTATAGGCTATAGGGTTAAATGCTAGGGTCAGGCTGCTTGCCACTGCTCTTGCAATAGAGTAGCTCATAATTATTCTCTCTGGAGTAACAGACATGAATTGTACTCCCACCTCTCTCCTGCTTCATAACTAGAACTACAACGTACCTGATTTAAAGGTGCAGCTGTTCTCTGACAGCGCAAAACCACATCCTGTATCCTCTGTTCTCACAGCAGCTTTCAACCCAGCAGTGACACATGAGACAACCACCACTGAAATCCAGGCGGGGCAAAGCAAGGTCTTTGCAATCCCTCCCTTCGGGGGTTACCACCAGGGGGGCACGAACGCCGCACAGGAAAGAGTCATTTAAAAAGGAATGGAGCGGGGGGAGAagataaaaagaagcaaaggtCCTGGGA
Proteins encoded in this region:
- the TMC7 gene encoding transmembrane channel-like protein 7 isoform X2, producing MSELGAAVGPGWQRDSGGLYLPTEEPPGAAPVGFLQELPSCQTMRRRLGGTHGDRPATLGTAGSRRTAARELLQEIGELAVRPAREHPRCMAEKRRIRDFQQDNTEHLSRWKQRRTSSKSFKKAPSEVKGLSSYLVLWRHDIHSIEGKFGTGIQSYFSFLRFLVLLNFIIFILMFSVVILPTKIYKYGIFNSTIAYISPKNIEDVCTIYEPSGNKGLVYFYTYLKDLLSGTGFLEVTSLFYGYYSIDAAWLSVKKYNLPLAYLLATFVYLALSFLWIIKRSVDGFKRNLVHDGDPFQSYCNKVFAGWDFCITDPSAARLKHRSLQYELQTDLQEEKLKQKIAERTMGEKLRIYSLRIFINIIVIAILSGCFYSIYRVTVFSQENSNNINNANSQVNLLVQYLPSMVITLANFIGPLIFSFLIRFEDYTPAFEIKLTLLRCVFVRLANIGVLLFSLWSQISNCGSDKCKPCGYNYKLFPCWESDVGQEMYKLMIFDFFVIIAVALFVDFPRKLLVTHCSCKLVQWFGYQEFEISDNVLEIIYGQTICWIGTFFSPFLPAIATIKYFIIFYVKKIVLIHTCKPAARPVRASSYNFFFLVVLLIGLLLAFIPLGVSIAHIPSSKACGPFRNFNTSWEVIPDTVLQFPTPLPQILFGMASDAFAVPFFVIL
- the TMC7 gene encoding transmembrane channel-like protein 7 isoform X1; translation: MSELGAAVGPGWQRDSGGLYLPTEEPPGAAPVGFLQELPSCQTMRRRLGGTHGDRPATLGTAGSRRTAARELLQEIGELAVRPAREHPRCMAEKRRIRDFQQDNTEHLSRWKQRRTSSKSFKKAPSEVKGLSSYLVLWRHDIHSIEGKFGTGIQSYFSFLRFLVLLNFIIFILMFSVVILPTKIYKYGIFNSTIAYISPKNIEDVCTIYEPSGNKGLVYFYTYLKDLLSGTGFLEVTSLFYGYYSIDAAWLSVKKYNLPLAYLLATFVYLALSFLWIIKRSVDGFKRNLVHDGDPFQSYCNKVFAGWDFCITDPSAARLKHRSLQYELQTDLQEEKLKQKIAERTMGEKLRIYSLRIFINIIVIAILSGCFYSIYRVTVFSQENSNNINNANSQVNLLVQYLPSMVITLANFIGPLIFSFLIRFEDYTPAFEIKLTLLRCVFVRLANIGVLLFSLWSQISNCGSDKCKPCGYNYKLFPCWESDVGQEMYKLMIFDFFVIIAVALFVDFPRKLLVTHCSCKLVQWFGYQEFEISDNVLEIIYGQTICWIGTFFSPFLPAIATIKYFIIFYVKKIVLIHTCKPAARPVRASSYNFFFLVVLLIGLLLAFIPLGVSIAHIPSSKACGPFRNFNTSWEVIPDTVLQFPTPLPQILFGMASDAFAVPFFVILCIIMLYFIALAQAHKRVIEQLREQLVLTSRDKVFLIRKIEEAQKYP